A section of the Neisseria dumasiana genome encodes:
- a CDS encoding DciA family protein, which translates to MDLEKIGKKDSRLAALIKQSQQWRKLDRQVKQIMPANLRPHFQTACVEDGVLILLADNNMALSRLRMIAPGLLPQLQEIVADIREVRVKIVPKQAEAARENRLVLSDAAIEGFKDTAERLAHHPELAEALRQLADKYGRR; encoded by the coding sequence ATGGATTTGGAAAAAATCGGCAAAAAAGACAGCAGGCTGGCGGCTTTGATCAAACAGTCGCAACAATGGCGCAAGCTCGACAGGCAGGTCAAGCAGATTATGCCGGCCAATCTGCGGCCGCATTTTCAGACGGCCTGTGTGGAAGACGGGGTGCTGATTTTGCTTGCCGATAACAATATGGCGTTGTCGCGTTTGCGCATGATTGCTCCGGGGCTGTTGCCGCAGCTTCAGGAGATTGTTGCCGACATTCGGGAAGTGCGCGTGAAGATTGTGCCTAAGCAGGCGGAAGCGGCACGGGAAAACCGGCTGGTGTTAAGCGATGCGGCGATTGAGGGGTTTAAAGATACAGCCGAACGGTTGGCACACCACCCCGAGCTGGCCGAAGCATTGCGCCAACTGGCCGACAAATACGGCAGGCGTTAA